The Kitasatospora paranensis genome has a window encoding:
- a CDS encoding 3-oxoacyl-[acyl-carrier-protein] synthase III C-terminal domain-containing protein — protein sequence MAHDGEEAPVARRRRVQVDAGPTVRGQRHRSACDLHRRRLGRRRFRSELSGHPLPDPFRDGEFVALSPKPVQLRDHLDFQFQAHGTLSSPPSDGAIATEIADRLGCGTAPAFDISAACAGFGYGLGLADGMIRGGRAEYVLVIGVERLSDLTDTSDRSTAFIFGDGDGDGDGDGDGDGAGAAIVGPSDTPGIGKLIWGSDGSQRDVITQTQAWDTAFAKEDAVNGAGDETRWPALRMDGQPVFRWAVYEMAKVAQQALDAAGITADQLGAFIPHQANMRITDAMIKTLKLPESVPVARDIAETVEQCALGGCGDESTVGVDAWRQKRFPGGALGSDEAGGTGDGQRGSGDDCGAEPSSRGGVDEREDQPAHHDGRTGHPRDVEVPTAP from the coding sequence GTGGCGCACGATGGCGAGGAGGCGCCGGTAGCCCGGCGGCGGCGCGTCCAGGTCGACGCCGGGCCCACGGTGCGGGGCCAGCGGCACCGCTCGGCCTGCGACCTGCATCGCCGGCGGCTCGGCCGCCGCCGATTCCGCAGTGAGCTGTCCGGCCATCCGCTGCCAGACCCGTTCCGTGACGGCGAGTTCGTCGCGCTCAGCCCGAAGCCGGTCCAGCTGCGTGACCACCTGGACTTCCAGTTCCAGGCTCATGGCACGCTCTCGAGTCCGCCGTCGGATGGGGCGATCGCGACCGAGATCGCCGACCGGCTGGGCTGCGGCACCGCGCCCGCGTTCGACATCTCCGCGGCGTGCGCCGGCTTCGGCTACGGCCTGGGCCTGGCGGACGGCATGATCCGCGGCGGCAGGGCCGAGTACGTGCTGGTGATCGGCGTGGAGCGGCTGAGCGACCTTACCGACACCTCGGACCGCTCGACGGCGTTCATCTTCGGCGACGGCGACGGCGACGGCGACGGCGACGGCGACGGCGACGGTGCGGGCGCCGCGATCGTCGGCCCGTCCGACACGCCCGGCATCGGCAAGCTGATCTGGGGCTCGGACGGCTCGCAGCGCGACGTCATCACGCAGACCCAGGCGTGGGACACCGCGTTCGCCAAGGAGGACGCGGTCAACGGTGCGGGCGACGAGACCCGCTGGCCCGCGCTGCGGATGGACGGCCAGCCGGTCTTCCGCTGGGCGGTCTACGAGATGGCGAAGGTGGCCCAGCAGGCGCTGGACGCCGCCGGGATCACCGCCGACCAGCTCGGCGCGTTCATCCCGCACCAGGCCAACATGCGGATCACCGATGCGATGATCAAGACGCTGAAGCTCCCGGAGTCCGTGCCGGTGGCCCGCGACATCGCGGAGACCGTTGAACAGTGCGCCTTGGGCGGCTGTGGCGACGAATCCACGGTCGGAGTAGACGCCTGGCGGCAGAAGAGGTTCCCGGGTGGAGCGCTCGGCTCAGACGAAGCCGGCGGGACTGGAGATGGCCAGCGCGGCAGCGGTGATGATTGCGGGGCAGAGCCATCCTCGCGCGGGGGCGTCGACGAGCGCGAAGACCAGCCCGCCCATCACGACGGTCGCACTGGCCATCCCCGCGATGTCGAGGTGCCGACCGCCCCGTGA
- a CDS encoding SDR family NAD(P)-dependent oxidoreductase — MNRFPLANKTGLVAGAASGIGAATARVLRSHGRNVTLLDLHLNAVQTVARSIGDRQTPALGAVATDPRSLAVQQSVDHFGTLDVVFANAGMVTDPSTFADRSVATGPPAWRTMARRRR; from the coding sequence ATGAACCGCTTCCCTCTCGCGAACAAGACCGGCCTTGTCGCCGGTGCTGCCAGCGGTATCGGCGCTGCCACCGCCCGCGTCCTGCGGTCGCACGGTAGGAACGTCACCCTTCTCGACCTGCACCTGAACGCTGTCCAGACGGTCGCCCGAAGCATCGGCGACCGTCAGACGCCGGCACTGGGCGCCGTCGCGACCGACCCGAGATCCCTCGCCGTCCAGCAGAGCGTCGACCACTTCGGCACGCTGGACGTCGTATTCGCCAACGCCGGCATGGTCACGGACCCCAGTACCTTCGCTGACCGCTCGGTCGCAACCGGCCCGCCCGCGTGGCGCACGATGGCGAGGAGGCGCCGGTAG
- a CDS encoding DUF1214 domain-containing protein gives MASFGTPANGWRTSTDTMGVYGNSYFKRAVVAAGGLGANPPEDAVYPVLATDADGRPVAGENDYVLHFDADALPPAGAFWSVTMYDGEGFQVGNELDRFALGDRDPLTYNADGSLDIHISHRNPGRDRQANWLPAPLGPLGVTMRLYAPAPQALDGRWNPPPVRATRPDKESNA, from the coding sequence ATGGCGTCCTTCGGCACCCCGGCCAACGGCTGGCGGACCTCCACCGACACCATGGGCGTCTACGGCAACAGCTACTTCAAGCGCGCCGTCGTCGCCGCAGGCGGACTCGGTGCCAACCCGCCCGAAGACGCCGTCTACCCAGTCCTGGCCACCGACGCCGACGGCCGGCCCGTGGCCGGCGAGAACGACTACGTCCTTCACTTCGACGCCGACGCGCTCCCGCCCGCCGGCGCCTTCTGGTCCGTCACCATGTACGACGGCGAGGGCTTCCAGGTCGGCAACGAACTCGACCGCTTCGCGCTCGGCGACCGCGACCCCCTCACCTACAACGCCGACGGCTCACTCGACATCCACATCTCCCACCGCAACCCAGGCCGGGACCGACAGGCCAACTGGCTCCCCGCCCCACTTGGCCCACTGGGCGTCACCATGCGCCTGTACGCACCCGCGCCCCAGGCTCTCGATGGCCGATGGAACCCACCGCCCGTCCGCGCGACCCGCCCCGACAAGGAGTCGAACGCCTGA